Proteins found in one Neurospora crassa OR74A linkage group II, whole genome shotgun sequence genomic segment:
- a CDS encoding non-ribosomal peptide synthetase — MQQVVQGALSFLGLNGQSSNATSHLFDTLGLETVSRPLSLPSQKNISLLDASLLAGLLLLQRERGEDDRVENFNWGRRTSDGAETSSQFSVKAVLGSEGLDQTASVKNVLEVLKKVTGQDVTEENRTLFFNDGKEAPEKIKEEGYETAQRPNWKFQLELLASEDGEQHDLTLQAYWFKNVPDALTSSQVTIRLNAFTELLGLIFSSPETTPISSLLAPLPCDLNQIWAFNAVVPPLIDRTMQDIISEQAAANPSKPAVSSWDGEFTYAEVESKSDLLARHLVSRGVKLGGVVPLMFEKSRWTIVALLAVMKAGSAFALTDPTSQPEGRLRVMVEQTGGDIIVASASQTELAEVCLPSSSGGSQGQVITVSDDLFTTLSQTPELTSVTLPVIPTQTTPLYIQFTSGSTGKPKGVVISHANYTSGALPRAEAVGYKSSSRCFEFASYAFDVSIDCMLCTLAVGGTICIPSDADRMNDLGGAILKSGANMAHMTPSVARVLDPEVIKGLDVLGLGGEAVSAADAAAWSKGKTSVIVAYGPSECTVGCTVNNVFARDEEAKKKGFTTGNIGTGVGGCGWVVDPNDHDRLVPVGAVGELLMEGPVVGLGYLGEEEKTKEVFIEDPKWLVAGHGDAHPGRKGRLYKTGDLVRYDADGSGAFVFVGRKDAQVKLRGQRVELVEIEHHLRAKLPSGVKIAAEVIKPSGGDPTLVAFLAETSSTGISAKDALQSVVEGEVSFSPELQAALDGIEEVLGIDLPRYMVPNAYIPLREMPSLVSGKIDRKTLRAMGAAMTREQVSGSAKKARQGGEGGAPTTEMEIALHKVWKQLLGTEQEIAAGDSFFAVGGDSLRAMRLIAAARAEGVKLTVADVFRYPVLRDMAVVATKVDTQDAGGKDNNEIAPFSLLESDWAIEDVKAEASKNCNIDKDALEDVYPCTPLQEALMALSAKVKEAYVAQRVLKMEGQAAADKLKAAFEAINADCAILRTRIIHSPRGLMQVVVKEPLHWHSATTLAEYLETDRNEEMDLGKPLVRYGLIQDGDAYHIVLTMHHALYDGWSMPLVVDRVNQAYQGLVPRKPAAEFKHFINYLNNTLDRAACDAYWKDQLAGATGVQFPALPFEGYQTRADSLWELYVSLDGRKPPSSPNTTITLATIVRAAWALVASQYTAGNNDIVFGETLTGRNAPIVGADEIEGPMITTVPVRVCIDREQTVAEYLQQVAEQMITQIPYEHAGLQHIRRLSDDALQACELRTGIVLHPAAGEVGVTENTPANGLVPAGDSEAAQEALKFNTYALMLVCSLEADGFLVMASFDSKTVEMDVVKKALDQLQVVVRQLCEDGCGEKKVGQLECLTEKDHEEVKKLAGVKNLTAESDPFVGGVTAEDVEGVWIVDAADTARLVPVCAAGELIVETSKELDAPVTLLAETPAWYEGNKKLYKTGQLAKFKVDGDSASLCILKASEPKTEVAKKKVASSVTPSAVAATSAKQKTLRKIWAKLLKVKEDSIYLGDSFFNRGGDSITAMKLVSEARQQGLKISVAQVFANRTLFDMANVMQTTGTVVDASEKVETEYKPFSLLEENNKASIMEVVKHSLADKSWTIADILPTRPLQEIAVRGTVELPRFSLRYELMHFNGQVDKAALFRACHEVVARNEILRTVFVRDASNTCYGAVIDNLITSIAEYEIDDHADVKDFAAQVCRLDSQTRMPYGSSFVKWFFITNGTSQCSLAFRLSHAQYDEICLPIMLHQFHQLYLNSPESSIPPSYPFSHFVAHTLRDSIPAAIPYWRNLLSGSSGITRFRPSTPITSRKHFAIHRAVDISSRPRDVTIATLPSAAWALALARHVKSPDVLFGEVSSGRSVDVPGIRDTNAVTGPTWQYVPARIQFDNPSKPLRTGHDLLVEMQTQHMASSAYDSMGLEEIVKTCTDWELQKDMWFDTVVHQDVAHVEKLEFSSVSVSGDGNGEEEKKTGAKAEFETMYCFEEPLREWKVQAFRDEKGEEMVLEIVTMECWKEEAEVVLGEVCEALKQLVERPWEGLDVARLEE; from the exons atgcaGCAAGTCGTGCAAGGAGCCCTCTCTTTTCTCGGCCTCAACGGCCAGAGCAGCAACGCCACCAGCCACCTCTTCGACACACTAGGTCTGGAGACAGTATCCAGGCCACTATCACTACCATCACAAAAGAACATCTCTTTGCTAGACGCCTCCCTCCTAGCAGGGCTGTTGCTTCTCCAGAGAGAgcgaggagaagatgatCGGGTAGAAAACTTCAACTGGGGACGGAGAACATCTGATGGGGCGGAAACGTCGTCACAGTTTTCCGTCAAGGCAGTGCTGGGTTCTGAAGGACTGGACCAGACGGCGAGTGTGAAGAATGTACTTGAGGTGCTGAAGAAGGTCACGGGGCAAGATGTGACAGAGGAGAACAGGACCCTGTTCTTTAACGATGGGAAAGAGGCGCcggagaagatcaaggaagAGGGATATGAGACTGCTCAGCGGCCG AACTGGAAATTCCAGCTCGAGCTCCTTGCCTCAGAAGACGGCGAGCAGCATGACCTCACCCTCCAAGCCTACTGGTTCAAGAACGTTCCCGACGCTCTCACCAGTTCCCAAGTCACCATTCGCCTGAACGCCTTTACcgagcttcttggcctcatcttctcctctcccGAGACAAcccccatctcctccctcctcgccccTCTCCCCTGTGACCTCAATCAGATCTGGGCCTTCAACGCCGTCGTGCCCCCATTGATCGATCGCACTATGCAGGACATCATCTCCGAGCAagccgccgccaacccctCCAAGCCGGCCGTCTCCTCCTGGGACGGCGAGTTCACCTACGCCGAGGTGGAATCGAAGTCCGACCTTTTGGCTCGCCACTTGGTCTCCCGCGGCGTCAAGCTCGGCGGCGTGGTCCCGCTCATGTTTGAGAAATCCCGCTGGACTATCGTCGCCCTGCTGGCCGTAATGAAAGCCGGCTCAGCATTTGCTCTCACCGATCCCACTTCGCAGCCTGAAGGCCGTTTGCGCGTGATGGTCGAGCAGACCGGTGGCGACATCATCGTCGCTTCTGCTTCCCAGACTGAACTCGCGGAGGTCTgtctcccctcttcttctggaGGAAGCCAAGGACAGGTCATCACCGTCTCTGACGACCTTTTCACCACCCTCTCTCAAACCCCCGAGCTCACCTCGGTGACGCTGCCCGTGATCCCCACGCAAACAACACCCCTCTACATCCAATTCACCTCTGGCTCCACCGGCAAACCAAAAGGCGTCGTCATCTCCCACGCCAACTACACCTCCGGCGCCCTGCCTCGCGCCGAAGCAGTCGGTTACAAGTCTTCCTCCCGCTGCTTCGAGTTCGCTTCCTACGCTTTTGACGTCTCCATCGATTGCATGCTCTGCACCCTCGCTGTTGGTGGAACCATCTGCATTCCGTCGGACGCTGATCGTATGAACGATCTCGGGGGCGCTATCCTCAAGAGCGGCGCAAACATGGCGCACATGACTCCTTCCGTTGCCCGAGTGCTTGATCCAGAAGTTATCAAGGGTCTTGATGTCCTTGGCTTGGGCGGTGAAGCAGTCTCTGCCGCGGATGCAGCTGCTTGGTCGAAGGGCAAGACATCGGTCATTGTTGCGTATGGACCGAGTGAATGCACTGTTGGATGTACCGTCAACAACGTCTTTGCGAGAgacgaggaggccaagaagaaggggttCACCACCGGAAACATCGGTACCGGCGTTGGCGGGTGCGGATGGGTTGTTGATCCCAACGATCATGACCGTCTCGTGCCCGTGGGAGCGGTGGGTGAATTGCTCATGGAGGGCCCGGTCGTGGGACTTGGGTACCTCggtgaagaggaaaagaccAAGGAGGTGTTCATTGAAGATCCCAAGTGGCTCGTTGCTGGCCATGGCGATGCTCACccgggaagaaaaggaaggttGTACAAGACTGGTGATTTGGTCCGGTACGATGCCGATGGCTCGGGGGCTTTTGTCTTTGTTGGACGCAAAGATGCGCAGGTCAAGCTGAGAGGCCAAAGAGTAGAGTTGGTTGAGATTGAACACCATTTGCGCGCCAAGTTGCCCAGTGGCGTGAAGATTGCTGCCGAGGTTATCAAGCctagtggtggtgatccCACGCTGGTTGCTTTCCTGGCGGAGACTAGCTCGACGGGTATCTCGGCCAAGGACGCCCTGCAGAGTGTTGTTGAGGGTGAGGTTAGCTTCTCTCCTGAACTGCAGGCTGCGCTGGATGGGATTGAGGAGGTGCTGGGCATTGATCTGCCTAGGTACATGGTTCCTAATGCGTACATCCCCCTTCGTGAGATGCCCTCGCTGGTGTCGGGCAAGATTGATCGCAAGACGCTGAGGGCTATGGGAGCTGCGATGACGAGGGAGCAAGTCTCTGGTAGCGCAAAGAAGGCCAGACAGGGTGGCGAGGGCGGTGCTCCTACTACCGAGATGGAGATTGCTCTTCACAAGGTCTGGAAGCAGCTGCTTGGTACCGAGCAGGAGATTGCCGCTGGCGATAGCTTCTTTGCTGTTGGCGGTGACTCTCTCAGGGCCATGAGACTTATTGCTGCTGCCAGAGCGGAGGGCGTCAAGCTCACTGTCGCTGATGTCTTCCGGTATCCCGTACTCAGGGACATGGCTGTCGTCGCCACCAAGGTGGACACCCAGGACGCGGGTGGCAAGGACAACAACGAGATTGCTCCCTTCTCTCTGCTTGAAAGCGATTGGGCCATCGAAGACGTCAAGGCCGAGGCCAGCAAGAACTGCAATATCGACAAGGACGCCCTCGAGGACGTCTATCCCTGCACTCCCCTCCAGGAAGCCCTCATGGCTTTGTCCGCCAAGGTCAAGGAAGCTTACGTTGCCCAGCGTGTGCTCAAGATGGAAGGCCAAGCCGCCGCTGACAAGCTCAAGGCCGCCTTCGAAGCCATCAACGCCGACTGCGCCATCCTCCGCACCCGCATCATCCACTCCCCGCGCGGCCTGATGCAAGTCGTCGTCAAGGAGCCTCTGCACTGGCACTCCGCTACCACCCTCGCCGAGTACCTTGAAACTGACCGCAACGAGGAAATGGACCTCGGCAAGCCTCTCGTGCGCTACGGCCTCATCCAGGACGGCGACGCCTACCACATTGTCCTGACCATGCACCACGCTTTGTACGACGGCTGGTCCATGCCCCTTGTCGTCGACCGCGTCAACCAGGCCTACCAAGGTCTCGTCCCGCGCAAGCCCGCCGCGGAGTTCAAGCACTTCATCAACTacctcaacaacaccctcgACCGCGCCGCCTGCGACGCCTACTGGAAGGACCAACTCGCCGGCGCCACGGGTGTGCAGTTCCCCGCTCTCCCCTTTGAGGGGTACCAAACCCGCGCCGACTCCCTCTGGGAGCTCTACGTCTCTCTCGACGGGCGCAAACCCCCTTCTTcgcccaacaccaccatcaccctcgCCACCATCGTGCGCGCTGCCTGGGCCCTGGTAGCCAGCCAGTACACAGCCGGCAACAACGACATTGTCTTTGGCGAGACGCTCACGGGCCGTAACGCGCCCATCGTCGGCGCAGATGAGATCGAAGGTCCCATGATCACCACCGTTCCTGTTCGCGTGTGTATTGATCGCGAGCAGACCGTCGCCGAGTACTTGCAGCAGGTGGCAGAGCAAATGATCACGCAAATCCCTTACGAACACGCAGGTCTGCAGCACATCCGTCGGTTGTCCGATGACGCGCTGCAAGCGTGCGAGTTGAGAACGGGTATTGTGCTGCATCCTGCTGCGGGCGAGGTGGGCGTTACGGAGAACACGCCGGCGAATGGACTGGTTCCTGCGGGTGATAGCGAGGCGGCGCAGGAGGCGTTGAAGTTTAACACGTATGCGTTGATGCTGGTTTGCTCGTTGGAGGCGGATGGGTTCTTGGTCATGGCGTCTTTTGATAGTAAGACGGTGGAGATGGATgtggtgaagaaggcgtTGGATCAGCtgcaggtggtggtgaggcaGTTGTGTGAAGACGGTTgtggggagaagaaggtgggaCAGTTGGAGTGTTTGACGGAGAAGGATCAcgaggaggtgaagaagtTGGCGGGTGTGAAGAACCTGACGGCCGAGTCTGATCCTTTTGTCGGGGGTGTCACTGCGGAGGATGTGGAAGGGGTGTGGattgttgatgctgctgatACTGCCAGGCTGGTGCCCGTTTGTGCGGCGGGCGAGTTGATTGTTGAGACCAGCAAGGAACTTGATGCGCCTGTCACTCTTCTCGCTGAGACTCCGGCCTGGTACGAGGGCAACAAGAAGCTGTACAAGACTGGCCAGCTCGCCAAGTTCAAGGTTGACGGCGATTCTGCCTCCCTTTGCATCCTCAAGGCTTCTGAGCCCAAGACCGAggtggccaagaagaaggttgcTTCCTCTGTTACTCCctctgctgttgctgctacCTCCGCCAAGCAAAAGACGCTGCGCAAGATTTGGGCCAAGCTGCTTAAGGTCAAGGAGGATAGCATCTACCTCGGCGATAGCTTCTTCAACCGTGGTGGTGACTCCATCACTGCCATGAAGCTGGTGTCGGAGGCACGCCAGCAGGGCCTCAAGATTAGCGTCGCGCAGGTCTTTGCCAACCGCACGCTCTTCGACATGGCCAATGTCATGCAAACCACCGGTACCGTGGTTGACGCCTCGGAGAAGGTTGAGACCGAGTACAagcctttctctctcctcgAGGAGAATAACAAGGCCAGCATCATGGAGGTCGTCAAGCACAGTCTGGCCGATAAGTCGTGGACCATCGCCGACATCCTCCCCACCCGTCCCCTCCAGGAGATCGCCGTCCGCGGCACCGTCGAGCTCCCCCGTTTCTCTCTCCGCTACGAGTTGATGCACTTTAACGGCCAGGTCGACAAAGCCGCCCTCTTCCGCGCGTGCCACGAAGTAGTCGCACGCAACGAGATCCTACGCACCGTTTTCGTCCGCGACGCTTCCAACACCTGTTACGGCGCCGTCATCGACAACCTCATCACCTCCATCGCCGAGTACGAAATCGACGACCACGCCGACGTCAAGGACTTCGCCGCCCAAGTGTGCCGCCTCGACTCGCAAACCCGCATGCCATACGGTTCCTCCTTTGTGAAATGGTTCTTCATCACCAACGGCACTTCCCAATGCTCGCTCGCCTTCCGCCTTTCGCACGCCCAATACGACGAGATCTGCCTCCCCATCATGCTCCACCAGTTCCACCAGCTCTACCTCAACTCCCCCGAATCCTCCATTCCGCCTTCCTACCCCTTCTCCCACTTCGTCGCACACACCCTCCGCGACTCCATCCCCGCCGCCATTCCCTACTGGCGCAACCTCCTCTCCGGTTCAAGCGGGATCACCCGCTTCCGCCCTTCCACACCCATCACGTCCCGGAAGCACTTCGCCATTCACCGCGCCGTCGACATCTCCTCCCGGCCACGCGACGTCACCATCGCCACTTTACCTTCCGCCGCCTGGGCTTTGGCTCTCGCGCGCCACGTCAAAAGTCCCGACGTCCTCTTCGGCGAAGTCTCCTCTGGTCGTAGCGTCGACGTCCCAGGCATCAGGGACACCAACGCCGTCACCGGTCCGACATGGCAATACGTCCCTGCTCGAATCCAATTCGATAACCCATCTAAACCTCTTCGTACAGGCCACGATTTGTTGGTGGAGATGCAGACGCAGCATATGGCTTCTTCAGCGTATGATAGTATGGGACTGGAAGAGATTGTCAAGACGTGTACGGACTGGGAACTGCAAAAAGATATGTGGTTTGATACCGTGGTGCATCAGGATGTGGCGCATGTGGAGAAGCTGGAGTTTTCTTCTGTTTCTGTTTCTGGGGATGGAAatggggaagaggaaaagaagactGGCGCAAAGGCGGAGTTTGAAACGATGTATTGCTTTGAGGAGCCGTTGAGGGAGTGGAAGGTGCAGGCTTTTAGGGAcgagaagggcgaggagaTGGTGTTGGAGATTGTGACGATGGAGTgctggaaggaggaggcggaggtggtgttgggagAGGTTTGTGAGGCGTTGAAGCAGTTGGTGGAGAGGCCTTGGGAGGGGTTGGATGTTGCGAGGCTGGAGGAGTAG